In Paraburkholderia phenazinium, the following are encoded in one genomic region:
- a CDS encoding Mut7-C RNAse domain-containing protein: MVTATFRFYEELNDFLARPLRRRAFSCVCAHAATAKHMIEALGVPHTEVELILVNGESVGFERQLADGDRVAVYPKFEALDIQPLLRVRERPLRVMRFIADAHLGGLAQLLRLAGFDTLYDNHYPDADIEVLAAAEHRIVLTRDRELLKRRTITHGCYVRALKPKAQLREIFDRLDLAGSARPFRLCLTCNVPLRRIARDEVAGRAPEGVLERHTQFVTCDVCRRVFWEGTHWQRMRALMDSMAGERAAPVETPFCPAEPRP; this comes from the coding sequence ATGGTCACCGCGACATTCCGCTTCTATGAGGAGCTGAACGATTTTCTCGCCCGGCCGCTGCGCCGGCGCGCGTTCAGTTGCGTCTGCGCGCATGCCGCGACCGCCAAGCACATGATCGAGGCGCTCGGCGTGCCGCACACGGAAGTCGAGTTGATTCTGGTGAACGGCGAGTCGGTCGGCTTCGAACGGCAACTCGCGGACGGCGACCGCGTGGCGGTCTATCCGAAGTTCGAAGCGCTCGATATCCAGCCCTTGCTGCGCGTGCGCGAGCGTCCTTTGCGGGTGATGCGCTTCATCGCCGACGCCCATCTCGGCGGCCTCGCGCAACTGCTGCGGCTCGCGGGCTTCGACACGCTCTACGACAACCACTACCCGGACGCCGACATCGAGGTGCTGGCCGCCGCCGAACACCGCATCGTGCTCACCCGCGACCGCGAGCTGCTCAAACGGCGCACCATCACCCATGGCTGCTACGTGCGCGCGCTCAAACCGAAGGCGCAGTTGCGCGAGATTTTCGACCGGCTGGATCTGGCCGGCAGCGCCCGCCCGTTTCGCCTGTGCCTCACCTGCAACGTGCCGCTGCGGCGCATCGCCAGGGACGAGGTCGCCGGCCGCGCGCCGGAAGGCGTACTCGAGCGTCATACCCAGTTCGTCACCTGCGACGTGTGCCGCCGCGTGTTCTGGGAAGGCACTCACTGGCAGCGCATGCGCGCGTTGATGGACAGCATGGCGGGCGAGCGCGCCGCCCCAGTGGAGACGCCGTTTTGTCCCGCGGAACCCCGCCCCTGA
- a CDS encoding NAD(P)-dependent oxidoreductase: MDIGFIGLGEMGVAMVQNMLKAGHTVRVWNRSPQRAEPLAAAGARVVSSPAEAFSGDAVFSMLADDAALRAVIDAQLLEHAPRGLIHVNMATISVALAEELAHAHALRGLHYVAAPVLGRPDVAAAGKLTIVAGGPAEAIDRVQPVFDVIGQKTWRIGSLPQQANVMKLAANFMLAAAVETLGEAASLVTGHGVAMQDFLDVITAGLFPGPVYQGYGKMIAERRYEPALFKARLGLKDVRLALAAADAVSTPLPVASVVRDSLIEAIAHGDGEKDFAVLGQVSARRAGR, encoded by the coding sequence ATGGACATCGGTTTTATCGGTCTTGGCGAGATGGGCGTCGCTATGGTTCAGAACATGCTGAAAGCCGGCCACACGGTGCGGGTCTGGAACCGTTCGCCGCAACGCGCCGAGCCGCTGGCCGCCGCCGGCGCCAGGGTCGTGAGTTCGCCGGCCGAGGCGTTCAGCGGCGACGCGGTGTTTTCGATGCTCGCCGACGACGCAGCGCTGCGCGCGGTGATCGACGCCCAGTTGCTGGAACACGCCCCGCGCGGGTTGATTCACGTGAACATGGCGACGATTTCCGTCGCGCTGGCCGAAGAACTGGCCCACGCGCACGCATTGCGCGGGTTGCACTACGTGGCCGCGCCGGTGCTCGGACGCCCGGACGTCGCGGCAGCGGGCAAGCTGACCATTGTCGCCGGCGGTCCGGCCGAGGCGATCGACCGGGTGCAACCGGTATTCGACGTGATCGGCCAGAAAACGTGGCGCATCGGATCGCTGCCGCAACAGGCGAATGTCATGAAGCTCGCGGCGAATTTCATGCTCGCGGCGGCGGTTGAAACGCTCGGCGAGGCGGCGAGCCTGGTGACGGGGCATGGCGTCGCGATGCAGGATTTTCTCGACGTGATCACGGCCGGTCTGTTCCCCGGGCCGGTGTATCAGGGCTACGGCAAGATGATCGCGGAACGGCGCTATGAGCCGGCGCTCTTCAAGGCGCGTCTGGGCCTGAAGGACGTGCGCCTCGCGCTGGCCGCGGCCGATGCGGTGTCGACGCCGCTGCCGGTGGCGAGCGTCGTGCGCGACAGCCTGATCGAAGCGATCGCCCACGGCGACGGCGAGAAAGACTTCGCGGTGCTCGGGCAGGTGTCGGCGCGCCGCGCCGGGCGTTGA
- a CDS encoding LysE family translocator codes for MSLHTWWLFVATVFVVSAIPGPNMLLVMTHGAQHGLRRSSATMAGCLSALVLMLSVSAAGLGVFLEAWPAMFNGLRMIGAAYLVYLGVKSWRAPADEAPVHDADMLAAKPARSRFALFRNGFLVAGSNPKAILFAAALLPQFIDASRPTLPQFGVLVATFAVIEVSWYLVYAGFGTRIGARLKSRNVAKAFNRLTGGVFVGFGAMMALVRR; via the coding sequence ATGAGCCTGCATACCTGGTGGCTGTTCGTTGCTACCGTCTTCGTCGTTTCCGCCATTCCCGGTCCGAACATGTTGCTCGTCATGACCCACGGCGCGCAGCACGGGCTGCGCCGTTCGAGCGCGACGATGGCCGGCTGCCTGTCGGCGCTGGTGCTGATGCTGTCGGTATCGGCGGCCGGGCTGGGCGTGTTCCTCGAAGCGTGGCCGGCCATGTTCAACGGGCTACGCATGATCGGCGCCGCGTATCTGGTCTATCTGGGCGTCAAGTCGTGGCGCGCGCCCGCCGACGAGGCCCCGGTGCACGATGCCGACATGCTTGCCGCGAAACCGGCGCGCTCGCGTTTTGCGCTCTTTCGCAACGGTTTTCTGGTGGCCGGCAGCAATCCCAAGGCGATTCTGTTCGCCGCGGCCCTGCTGCCGCAGTTCATCGACGCGAGCCGCCCGACGCTGCCGCAGTTCGGCGTACTCGTCGCCACCTTCGCGGTGATCGAAGTGAGCTGGTATCTGGTTTATGCCGGCTTCGGCACCCGTATCGGCGCCCGGCTGAAGAGCCGCAATGTCGCCAAGGCGTTCAATCGTCTGACGGGTGGCGTGTTCGTCGGCTTCGGCGCGATGATGGCGCTGGTGCGCCGCTAG
- a CDS encoding OmpW/AlkL family protein, whose product MKRIFIAALATCLSLSAHAQQAGDNVAVLGWFHVAPQDSSSALTTNVAPTPINTPLRLPNSFTSAGTGLSTNNADTVGLVFSHFLTDHIAITSVAGVPPVFKVYGHGTIMPPGPAGALGSQNLGDPSSNPIIKSVRQWSPAAILQYYFNQPTAKFRPFVGVGVSYNWFSDIQLNPNFVTSTQNNLGSVLAAGAGKPGTTQVSAKASSSWQPVFNAGAEYNITNHWGLVASITYIPLKTTSSVIVKAADGTELAVSKAELKADPIISFLAVSYKF is encoded by the coding sequence ATGAAAAGAATATTTATCGCGGCGCTGGCCACGTGCCTGTCGCTCAGCGCCCACGCCCAGCAGGCGGGCGACAACGTCGCCGTGCTCGGCTGGTTCCACGTCGCGCCGCAAGACTCGAGTTCGGCGCTGACCACCAACGTCGCGCCGACGCCGATCAACACGCCGCTGCGCCTGCCGAACTCATTCACCTCGGCCGGCACCGGTCTGTCGACCAACAACGCGGACACGGTCGGCCTCGTCTTCAGCCACTTCCTGACCGACCACATTGCGATTACCTCGGTTGCGGGCGTGCCGCCGGTGTTCAAGGTCTACGGTCACGGCACGATCATGCCGCCCGGGCCGGCCGGCGCGCTCGGCAGTCAGAATCTGGGCGACCCGTCGAGCAATCCGATCATCAAGAGCGTGCGCCAGTGGAGCCCGGCGGCGATCCTGCAGTACTACTTCAACCAGCCGACCGCCAAGTTCCGCCCGTTCGTGGGTGTCGGGGTGTCGTACAACTGGTTTTCCGACATCCAGTTGAATCCGAACTTCGTGACGTCGACGCAGAACAATCTCGGCTCCGTGCTGGCCGCCGGCGCAGGCAAGCCGGGCACCACCCAGGTGTCGGCGAAGGCTTCGTCGTCCTGGCAACCGGTGTTCAACGCGGGCGCGGAGTACAACATTACGAATCACTGGGGTCTGGTGGCCTCGATCACCTATATCCCGCTGAAGACCACCTCGTCGGTGATCGTCAAGGCAGCGGACGGTACGGAACTCGCGGTGAGCAAGGCGGAACTGAAGGCCGACCCGATCATCTCGTTCCTGGCCGTTTCGTATAAGTTTTGA
- a CDS encoding DUF2957 domain-containing protein translates to MKWKFLAALALTAPLVTACGGGGNTPPAPAPAALCPTTLDYSTVYTGGGGDGELAKLQIDTTKMTWQITYVESPVPATTGTVTPTRAGTTVSGSLTQETGLPTAKLNQCAYQLNGASLDPTRPARVFIGEGVAGGTIPGAQIQFGGVLGVGAVPDTTFPYYPFIGFSSIETNIANVAGTYNQLGYHQIPSQNFLPVSVDTKITINSDGTWTECDNSGINAGKCQQPGTNLVQSSDGSGAFETDNFQGQAKATLATTPAAKGFMIVGKLRGQLVPILVRTGVANPAALLADDESGISILAPQSTIAVNSQNGEYIGVDSQFDYRTTALEGTEATLLDPFNASQASLATALNLDFTETVPGEVTTTHVGASTGTTPTGKMIFTGGVFGYLDLTTPASPYFTIGAFVQ, encoded by the coding sequence ATGAAATGGAAATTCCTTGCGGCACTGGCTTTGACAGCGCCGCTGGTGACAGCATGCGGCGGCGGCGGCAACACGCCGCCGGCACCGGCTCCGGCAGCCCTGTGTCCGACCACGCTTGACTACAGCACGGTCTACACGGGCGGCGGCGGCGACGGCGAACTCGCCAAGCTGCAGATCGACACCACCAAGATGACCTGGCAGATCACCTATGTCGAATCGCCAGTTCCAGCGACCACGGGCACCGTCACGCCCACGCGCGCGGGCACGACCGTCAGCGGCTCGCTGACCCAGGAAACCGGCCTGCCGACCGCCAAGCTCAACCAGTGCGCGTATCAGTTGAACGGCGCCAGCCTCGACCCGACCCGTCCGGCGCGCGTCTTCATCGGCGAAGGCGTCGCGGGCGGCACGATCCCCGGTGCGCAGATTCAGTTCGGTGGTGTGCTCGGCGTGGGCGCCGTGCCCGACACGACGTTCCCGTACTACCCGTTCATCGGTTTCTCGTCGATTGAAACGAACATCGCGAACGTGGCCGGCACCTACAACCAGCTCGGCTATCACCAGATTCCGTCGCAGAACTTCCTGCCGGTCTCGGTGGACACGAAGATCACCATCAACAGCGACGGTACCTGGACCGAGTGCGACAACAGCGGCATCAACGCCGGCAAATGCCAGCAGCCCGGAACCAACCTCGTGCAGTCGTCGGACGGCAGCGGCGCGTTCGAAACCGACAACTTCCAGGGGCAGGCCAAAGCCACCCTCGCCACGACCCCGGCGGCCAAGGGCTTCATGATCGTCGGCAAGTTGCGCGGCCAGTTGGTGCCGATCCTGGTGCGCACCGGCGTCGCCAATCCGGCGGCCTTGCTGGCGGACGACGAATCGGGCATTTCGATTCTCGCGCCACAGTCGACGATCGCGGTGAACTCGCAGAACGGTGAGTACATCGGCGTGGACAGCCAGTTCGACTACCGCACGACGGCGCTTGAAGGCACCGAGGCCACGCTGCTCGATCCGTTCAACGCGTCGCAGGCTTCGCTCGCGACGGCGCTGAATCTCGACTTCACCGAGACGGTGCCGGGCGAAGTGACGACGACCCACGTGGGCGCATCGACGGGCACGACGCCGACCGGAAAGATGATCTTCACGGGTGGTGTGTTCGGCTACCTGGATCTGACGACGCCCGCATCGCCCTACTTCACGATCGGCGCGTTCGTTCAGTAA
- a CDS encoding DUF2957 domain-containing protein translates to MWDAINRGLALALITAPLLIACGGGSASNPSAVNAPQCSGSSCTGQGAPTSGTVASLCPATADIGNTTYLGGAGSGEVVSLNINATAMTYTLSWLESPIPLATGTVSPTRAGVQITGPVAHPPTGALPTAEQIRCAFVLEPGTGSGPNGTYSTSANFNAANPPTIFVGLGVAGGGIPGATVQFSGVLTGIGAVDNRHFDFYPFLAFANTTTDITKLPGTYNGLLYHLTPSGNSGNYATVGTSTIETFDSTGACTSTQSTSGFSPNAGGCLTTGNPYTLDSNGYFDSAAAPQIITQTLPTGKSGVAHMILGQLNGATIPLVVRTGNVNIGALQVDDESGIAMLAPATALASGGFDGGYVGADSNFDYTATLINGASGTFVNPGTSSAEDGFSLTYGVAASPGLVGVTAQTTSGTTASGFAIAGGGLYAILIQGEENNGVASTSAISGTAESPYFGIGAQVNK, encoded by the coding sequence ATGTGGGACGCCATAAACAGAGGCCTCGCATTGGCCCTTATCACCGCTCCATTGTTAATCGCCTGCGGCGGCGGCAGCGCCAGCAATCCGAGTGCGGTCAATGCGCCGCAATGTTCTGGATCGAGTTGCACCGGGCAGGGCGCGCCGACCTCGGGTACGGTGGCGTCGCTCTGTCCCGCGACGGCGGATATCGGCAACACCACGTATCTGGGCGGCGCCGGCAGCGGCGAAGTGGTGAGCCTGAACATCAACGCCACGGCCATGACGTACACGCTGTCGTGGCTCGAATCCCCCATTCCGCTGGCGACCGGCACCGTGTCGCCGACCCGCGCGGGCGTGCAGATCACCGGCCCGGTTGCGCATCCGCCTACCGGCGCCCTGCCGACCGCCGAGCAGATACGCTGCGCGTTCGTGCTGGAGCCGGGCACCGGCTCGGGACCCAACGGTACCTACAGCACCTCGGCTAATTTCAACGCCGCCAATCCGCCGACGATCTTCGTGGGTCTCGGCGTGGCAGGCGGCGGCATTCCGGGCGCGACGGTGCAGTTCAGCGGGGTCCTGACCGGCATCGGCGCCGTGGATAACCGTCACTTCGACTTTTACCCGTTCCTCGCCTTCGCCAACACGACCACGGATATCACGAAGCTGCCGGGGACCTATAACGGCCTGCTCTACCACCTGACGCCATCCGGTAATTCGGGCAACTACGCGACCGTCGGCACGAGCACTATCGAAACCTTCGATTCCACCGGCGCCTGCACATCCACCCAAAGCACTTCGGGCTTCTCGCCCAATGCAGGCGGCTGCCTGACCACCGGCAATCCGTACACGCTCGACAGCAACGGCTATTTCGACAGCGCCGCAGCGCCGCAGATCATTACCCAGACCTTGCCGACCGGCAAATCGGGCGTCGCGCACATGATCCTCGGCCAGTTGAACGGCGCAACCATCCCGCTCGTCGTGCGTACCGGCAACGTCAATATCGGCGCCCTGCAGGTCGACGACGAATCCGGCATCGCCATGCTCGCGCCGGCCACGGCGCTGGCCTCGGGCGGCTTCGATGGCGGCTATGTCGGCGCGGATTCGAACTTCGACTACACCGCGACGCTGATCAACGGGGCCAGCGGCACCTTCGTCAATCCGGGAACGTCGAGCGCCGAGGACGGCTTCAGCCTGACTTACGGCGTCGCGGCGAGCCCGGGTCTCGTCGGCGTCACGGCCCAGACGACCAGCGGGACCACGGCGAGCGGCTTTGCCATTGCCGGAGGCGGCCTGTACGCGATCCTCATCCAGGGCGAGGAAAACAACGGGGTGGCATCGACTTCGGCCATTTCGGGGACGGCGGAGAGCCCGTACTTCGGCATCGGCGCACAGGTCAACAAGTAA
- the argC gene encoding N-acetyl-gamma-glutamyl-phosphate reductase: protein MSTKVFVDGQEGTTGLKIFEYLSQRADVEILRIEEAKRKDLEERRRLINASDVTFLCLPDVASRESASLVANDHTVLIDASTAFRTSADWAYGLPELARSQRERLRTAKRIAVPGCHASAFVLAMRPLVEAGVVAPEFAAHSYSITGYSGGGKKMIADYEAGGNDRLKSPRPYALGLTHKHLPEMAAHTGLKSAPVFTPIVGDFYKGLAVTTYFSPNQLAKKATPQDVLALFAEYYAGEAFVRVAPFDAEANLDGGFFDVQANNDTNRVDLFVFGSEERFVTVARLDNLGKGASGAAIQCMNLAIGTAEDSGLKR from the coding sequence ATGAGCACGAAAGTATTTGTCGACGGACAGGAAGGTACGACCGGCCTGAAGATTTTCGAATACCTGTCGCAACGCGCCGACGTAGAGATCCTGCGTATCGAGGAAGCGAAGCGCAAGGACCTCGAGGAGCGTCGTCGTCTCATCAACGCGTCGGACGTCACGTTCCTGTGCCTGCCGGATGTCGCGTCGCGCGAATCGGCGTCGCTCGTCGCGAACGACCACACTGTGCTGATCGACGCGAGCACCGCGTTCCGGACCAGCGCCGACTGGGCGTACGGCTTGCCGGAACTGGCCCGCTCGCAACGCGAGCGCCTGCGTACCGCCAAGCGCATTGCCGTGCCCGGCTGTCACGCCTCGGCCTTCGTGCTGGCCATGCGGCCGTTGGTCGAAGCCGGCGTGGTTGCGCCGGAGTTCGCCGCGCACAGCTATTCGATCACCGGCTACAGCGGCGGCGGCAAGAAGATGATTGCGGACTACGAAGCAGGCGGCAACGACAGGCTGAAGAGCCCGCGCCCCTACGCGCTGGGTCTCACGCACAAGCACCTGCCGGAGATGGCGGCTCACACCGGTCTGAAGTCGGCACCGGTGTTCACGCCGATCGTCGGCGACTTCTACAAGGGTCTCGCCGTCACCACTTACTTCTCGCCGAACCAGTTGGCGAAGAAGGCCACGCCGCAAGACGTGCTCGCGCTGTTCGCCGAGTACTACGCGGGTGAAGCGTTCGTGCGCGTCGCCCCGTTCGATGCCGAAGCGAACCTCGACGGCGGCTTCTTCGACGTGCAGGCCAACAACGACACCAACCGCGTCGACCTGTTCGTATTCGGCAGCGAAGAGCGCTTTGTCACCGTCGCGCGTCTCGACAATCTGGGCAAGGGCGCCTCGGGTGCCGCCATCCAGTGCATGAACCTCGCGATCGGCACCGCCGAAGACAGCGGATTGAAACGCTAA
- a CDS encoding flavodoxin family protein, whose translation MSKIVIVYHSGYGHTKKVAEAVLAGTLGAGAEAKLLAVGELDDAGWAELDAADAIVFGAPTYMGGASADFKKFADASSKAWFGQKWKDKIAAGFTNSATMNGDKFSTIQYFVTLAMQHGMIWAGTGIMPANTKAATRDDLNYVGGSTGLLTQSPADASPEEAPPSGDLETAKVFGARIVAVTARWNAAR comes from the coding sequence ATGTCGAAGATTGTCATCGTGTACCACAGCGGCTACGGCCATACGAAGAAGGTCGCCGAGGCCGTGCTTGCCGGCACGCTCGGCGCCGGCGCGGAGGCGAAGCTGCTTGCGGTCGGTGAACTGGACGACGCCGGCTGGGCCGAACTCGACGCCGCCGACGCCATCGTTTTCGGCGCACCGACCTACATGGGCGGCGCTTCCGCCGACTTCAAGAAATTCGCGGATGCCAGTTCGAAAGCGTGGTTCGGCCAGAAGTGGAAAGACAAGATCGCCGCCGGCTTCACCAACTCTGCGACGATGAACGGCGACAAATTCTCCACGATCCAGTACTTCGTCACGCTGGCCATGCAGCACGGCATGATCTGGGCGGGTACCGGCATCATGCCGGCTAATACCAAAGCGGCGACCCGCGACGACCTGAACTACGTGGGCGGCTCTACCGGCCTGCTGACGCAATCGCCCGCCGATGCTTCGCCGGAAGAAGCGCCGCCGTCGGGCGATCTCGAAACGGCGAAGGTATTCGGAGCGCGCATCGTGGCCGTGACGGCGCGCTGGAACGCCGCGCGCTGA
- a CDS encoding YbhB/YbcL family Raf kinase inhibitor-like protein — translation MRSRCLVVSFASPRTRTPSFAIALLSLALAVAHGPRALAEGPFTLTSTSLRDGGTVDAAQVFDQDDCKGSNRSPQLSWHDAPQGTRSFAVTIFDPDAPGPGWWHWAVAQIPANIDRLPENASASGYVKKIGAVEGRNDFDIDGYGGPCPPAGKAHRYVVTVYALNTTDLRLAQGRPALMFDHEIGTATLGSARIVVNYGR, via the coding sequence ATGCGCTCGCGTTGCCTGGTCGTTTCGTTTGCTTCGCCCCGTACCCGAACACCGTCTTTCGCCATTGCGTTGCTCAGCCTCGCGCTCGCCGTCGCGCATGGACCACGTGCGCTCGCCGAGGGTCCGTTTACGCTGACGAGCACAAGCTTGCGCGATGGCGGCACCGTCGACGCCGCCCAGGTTTTCGACCAGGACGATTGCAAGGGCAGCAACCGCTCGCCGCAATTGTCCTGGCATGACGCGCCACAAGGCACGCGCAGTTTTGCGGTCACCATCTTCGACCCCGATGCACCCGGCCCCGGCTGGTGGCACTGGGCGGTAGCGCAGATCCCGGCCAACATCGACCGATTGCCCGAGAATGCCAGCGCATCAGGCTACGTGAAGAAGATCGGCGCCGTCGAAGGGCGCAACGACTTCGACATCGACGGCTATGGCGGACCCTGCCCGCCGGCAGGCAAAGCGCATCGCTATGTGGTCACCGTGTATGCGCTCAACACCACCGATCTTCGGCTCGCCCAAGGCAGGCCGGCGCTGATGTTCGATCATGAGATCGGCACCGCCACCCTCGGCAGTGCGCGAATCGTGGTCAACTACGGACGCTAG
- a CDS encoding response regulator, producing the protein MPDPVRVVVADDHPVILFGAEHALLKFPGIQVVARARQSTELIKVLQTVPCDVLVTDLAMPGGQYGDGLPLIGYLRRNFPTLPIVVLTMLENAALLKRLSELGVTSVVNKADDLSHIGLAVQHVSRNLEYMSPSVKASLDTLRMNAGGKSDEVILSKRELEVVRLFVSGMTIKEISEQLNRSIKTISTQKNTAMRKLGIDRDSELFQYAQSNGLLNLSSYSVGEQGDLP; encoded by the coding sequence ATGCCAGATCCAGTCAGGGTGGTCGTGGCCGATGATCATCCGGTGATTTTGTTCGGCGCGGAGCACGCGCTGCTCAAATTCCCCGGCATTCAGGTGGTTGCGCGCGCACGCCAGTCAACTGAACTCATCAAGGTGTTGCAGACCGTCCCTTGCGACGTGCTGGTAACCGATCTGGCAATGCCCGGCGGACAGTACGGCGACGGCTTGCCCCTCATCGGCTATTTGCGTCGTAATTTTCCTACTCTGCCAATCGTCGTATTGACGATGCTCGAGAATGCGGCGCTGCTCAAGCGGCTGAGCGAACTCGGGGTCACGTCGGTCGTCAACAAGGCGGACGACCTGAGTCATATCGGACTCGCGGTTCAGCACGTCAGCCGCAATCTCGAATACATGAGCCCATCGGTCAAGGCCTCGCTCGACACGCTGCGCATGAATGCGGGCGGCAAGAGTGACGAGGTGATTCTGTCGAAGCGCGAACTGGAGGTGGTGCGGCTGTTTGTGTCCGGCATGACCATCAAGGAAATCTCGGAACAGTTGAACCGCAGTATCAAGACCATCAGCACGCAGAAGAACACTGCCATGCGCAAGCTCGGCATTGATCGCGATTCCGAACTGTTTCAATACGCGCAAAGCAATGGTTTGCTGAATCTGTCGTCGTATTCGGTGGGGGAGCAGGGCGATTTACCCTGA
- a CDS encoding orotate phosphoribosyltransferase, whose amino-acid sequence MTGFDRQTISDTTAKMLLEVQAVHFNAEKPYIFTSGWASPVYIDCRKLISYPRVRRGLMEMAEATILRDVGYEQIDAVAGGETAGIPFAAWLSDRLMVPMQYVRKKPKGFGRNAQIEGLLTEGQRVLLVEDLTTDSRSKINFINALRTAGATVNHCFVLFHYNIFKESVSVLKDIDVDLHALATWWDVLRVAKENSYFDTKTLDEVEKFLHAPAEWSAAHGGATASPQ is encoded by the coding sequence ATGACAGGCTTCGATCGCCAGACGATCTCCGACACGACCGCCAAGATGCTGCTGGAAGTGCAAGCAGTTCACTTCAACGCGGAAAAACCGTACATCTTCACGTCCGGCTGGGCGAGCCCGGTGTATATCGACTGCCGCAAGCTGATCTCGTATCCGCGCGTGCGCCGCGGCCTGATGGAAATGGCCGAAGCCACCATCCTGCGCGACGTCGGCTATGAGCAGATCGACGCGGTCGCCGGTGGCGAAACCGCCGGCATCCCGTTCGCGGCATGGCTCTCCGACCGCCTGATGGTGCCGATGCAATACGTGCGCAAGAAGCCGAAGGGTTTCGGCCGTAACGCGCAGATCGAAGGTCTGCTGACGGAAGGCCAGCGCGTGCTGCTGGTGGAAGACCTCACCACCGACAGCCGCAGCAAGATCAACTTCATCAACGCGCTGCGCACCGCCGGCGCGACGGTGAACCACTGCTTCGTGCTGTTCCACTACAACATCTTCAAGGAAAGCGTGTCGGTGCTGAAAGACATTGATGTCGATCTGCACGCGCTCGCCACCTGGTGGGACGTGCTGCGCGTCGCCAAGGAAAACAGCTACTTCGACACGAAGACGCTCGACGAAGTCGAAAAATTCCTGCACGCGCCGGCCGAGTGGTCGGCTGCGCACGGCGGCGCGACCGCGTCGCCGCAGTAA
- a CDS encoding MFS transporter has product MTVASTSPTSRASAQRGYAGRALLAAVLGYAMDGFDLLILGFMLPVIAADLHLSSAQAGSLVTWTLIGAVAGGIVFGVLSDYFGRVRMLTWTILIFAVFTGLCALAQGYTDLLAYRTVAGLGLGGEFGIGMTLVAEAWPASQRARVSSYVGLGWQLGVLAAALLTPLLLPIIGWRGMFALGLVPAVVSFVVRRRVEEPALFVERAEHARHTRHAGQGGTARKLPLRRLVADARTARASVGVAILCSVQNFGYYGLMIWLPSYLSKTFGYSLTKSGLWTSVTVLGMGLGIWLFGIAADRFGRKPTFLFYQAGAVVMVFVYAHLSTPFALLIGGAVMGVFVNGMIGGYGALISELYPTEARATAQNVLFNIGRAVGGFGPVVVGALAARYSFGAALALLASIYLLDILATLFLIPERRGAALD; this is encoded by the coding sequence ATGACTGTCGCCTCTACTTCCCCCACCTCCCGCGCGAGCGCGCAACGCGGCTATGCCGGCCGTGCCCTGCTCGCGGCAGTGCTTGGCTACGCGATGGACGGCTTCGACCTGCTGATCCTCGGCTTCATGCTGCCGGTCATCGCCGCGGACCTGCATCTTTCCTCCGCCCAGGCGGGCTCGCTCGTCACCTGGACGCTGATCGGCGCGGTGGCGGGCGGCATCGTCTTCGGCGTGTTGAGCGACTACTTCGGTCGGGTTCGGATGCTCACGTGGACCATCCTGATCTTCGCGGTGTTCACCGGTCTGTGCGCGCTGGCGCAAGGCTATACGGATCTGCTCGCTTACCGGACCGTTGCCGGTCTCGGACTCGGCGGGGAGTTCGGCATTGGCATGACGCTCGTCGCGGAGGCCTGGCCGGCGTCGCAGCGGGCGCGGGTGTCGTCGTACGTGGGGCTGGGCTGGCAACTGGGCGTGCTGGCCGCCGCACTGCTGACGCCGCTGCTGTTGCCGATCATCGGCTGGCGCGGCATGTTCGCGCTGGGACTCGTGCCTGCGGTGGTGTCGTTCGTCGTGCGGCGACGCGTCGAGGAGCCGGCGTTGTTTGTCGAGCGTGCGGAACACGCGCGGCATACGCGGCACGCAGGACAAGGCGGCACCGCACGCAAGCTGCCGCTCAGGCGTCTCGTGGCCGACGCACGCACCGCGCGCGCGAGCGTCGGTGTGGCGATTCTCTGTTCGGTGCAGAACTTCGGCTACTACGGCCTGATGATCTGGCTGCCCAGCTATCTGTCTAAAACCTTCGGCTATTCGCTGACCAAATCCGGCTTGTGGACCTCCGTGACGGTGCTCGGCATGGGCCTCGGCATCTGGCTGTTCGGCATCGCAGCCGACCGCTTTGGCCGCAAGCCGACCTTCCTGTTCTATCAGGCGGGCGCGGTCGTGATGGTGTTTGTCTACGCACACCTGAGTACGCCGTTCGCGCTGTTGATCGGCGGCGCCGTGATGGGCGTGTTCGTCAACGGCATGATCGGCGGTTACGGCGCGCTGATTTCCGAGTTGTATCCCACCGAGGCGCGGGCCACTGCGCAAAATGTTCTGTTCAACATCGGGCGTGCCGTGGGCGGTTTTGGGCCGGTCGTGGTCGGTGCGCTGGCGGCGCGGTATTCGTTCGGTGCCGCGCTCGCGCTGCTTGCCTCGATCTACCTGCTCGACATTCTCGCGACGCTTTTCCTGATCCCCGAACGTCGTGGCGCCGCACTCGACTGA